The Deltaproteobacteria bacterium genome has a window encoding:
- a CDS encoding thiamine pyrophosphate-binding protein, which yields MEAITGGELLARCLAAEGVRFVFGLPSPEIDPLLPCLATHGIRLVPIRHEAAGVHMAEGLYKSTGQVAAVIGNPGPGSANLLPGLITARHEGVPVLALTSQHRLGIVYPSTPATFQGQDQLDVFRPIVKWGGPALSWERIPEVLRLAFREMWTGRPGPVQVELPAPVLYATGDPATAPVLAPGAYRPPQPQASEQQLAAAADLLASAKRPLVVAGSGVDRAGANAALLELVELLGCPLLPTMAARSVAPADHPNAVMGYSPAGDAARREADVILVAGSRLGNLDLPFDKYWGDPGGQRLIQIDLDPRNMGVTRPLALGIVADVADALPGLLRVLRARGLRPRDAARAHELHAATEAWKLEQAGSVLAWSGAGIHPAHAIGTIGAAFGRDAIYVADGGNTSLWASAVLPPTRPRSYLSILELGMLGTGIPQAIGAKLGAPEREVVCITGDGAAGFNVMELQSAAREGLEVTVVVCAEGSWTMEIPNERALYGKTFGTDMGLVRWDRVAEGLGAHGEHVEKIDELPAALERARRVRGPRLLCVRTDREANLAVPDEMMKRFFEVYAGATP from the coding sequence ATGGAAGCGATCACCGGGGGAGAGCTGCTCGCGCGATGCCTGGCGGCGGAGGGCGTCCGCTTCGTCTTCGGGCTGCCGTCGCCCGAGATCGACCCGCTGCTGCCCTGCCTCGCCACCCACGGCATCCGGCTGGTGCCGATCCGGCACGAGGCTGCCGGCGTCCACATGGCGGAGGGGCTCTACAAGTCCACGGGGCAGGTCGCGGCCGTGATCGGGAATCCCGGGCCCGGCTCGGCGAACCTGCTGCCCGGCCTGATCACGGCTCGACACGAGGGCGTGCCGGTCCTGGCGCTCACCTCGCAGCACCGGCTCGGCATCGTCTACCCCTCGACGCCCGCGACCTTCCAGGGCCAGGACCAGCTCGACGTGTTCCGGCCGATCGTGAAGTGGGGCGGGCCCGCGCTGTCGTGGGAGCGGATCCCGGAGGTGCTGCGCCTCGCGTTCCGCGAGATGTGGACCGGGCGCCCCGGCCCGGTCCAGGTGGAGCTGCCGGCTCCCGTCCTCTACGCGACCGGGGATCCCGCGACGGCACCGGTCCTCGCGCCCGGCGCCTACCGCCCGCCGCAGCCGCAGGCTTCCGAGCAGCAGCTCGCCGCGGCGGCCGATCTGCTCGCGTCGGCGAAGCGGCCGCTCGTGGTCGCGGGCTCGGGCGTCGACCGTGCCGGTGCGAACGCGGCGCTGCTCGAGCTCGTCGAGCTCCTGGGCTGCCCCCTCTTGCCGACGATGGCCGCCCGCTCGGTCGCTCCCGCGGACCATCCGAACGCCGTCATGGGCTACTCGCCCGCCGGCGACGCCGCGCGCCGCGAGGCCGACGTCATCCTGGTCGCCGGCTCGCGGCTCGGGAACCTCGATCTTCCCTTCGACAAGTACTGGGGCGATCCGGGCGGCCAGCGGCTGATCCAGATCGATCTCGATCCCCGCAACATGGGCGTCACGCGGCCGCTCGCGCTCGGCATCGTCGCGGACGTCGCCGACGCGCTGCCGGGCCTGCTGCGGGTGCTGCGCGCGCGCGGCCTGCGCCCGCGCGACGCGGCGCGCGCGCACGAGCTCCATGCGGCGACCGAGGCGTGGAAGCTCGAACAGGCGGGATCGGTGCTCGCGTGGTCGGGAGCCGGCATCCACCCGGCGCACGCGATCGGCACGATCGGTGCCGCCTTCGGCCGCGACGCCATCTACGTCGCCGACGGCGGCAACACCTCGCTCTGGGCGTCCGCCGTGCTGCCGCCCACGCGGCCGCGCTCCTATCTCTCGATCCTCGAGCTCGGCATGCTCGGCACGGGGATCCCCCAGGCCATCGGCGCGAAGCTCGGGGCGCCGGAGCGCGAGGTCGTCTGCATCACCGGCGACGGAGCTGCCGGCTTCAACGTGATGGAGCTGCAGTCGGCCGCCCGCGAGGGCCTCGAGGTGACGGTCGTGGTCTGTGCCGAGGGCTCGTGGACGATGGAGATCCCGAACGAGCGCGCGCTCTACGGGAAGACCTTCGGGACCGACATGGGCCTCGTGCGCTGGGACCGCGTGGCCGAGGGCCTCGGCGCACACGGCGAGCACGTCGAGAAGATCGACGAGCTGCCGGCCGCGCTCGAGCGCGCGCGACGTGTCCGGGGCCCGCGCCTGCTCTGCGTGCGCACCGATCGCGAGGCGAACCTTGCCGTCCCGGACGAGATGATGAAGCGCTTCTTCGAGGTCTACGCGGGGGCGACGCCCTGA
- a CDS encoding putative addiction module antidote protein produces the protein MARTRDYREHLDEVLKDDAEAVAYLNAALGEDDPEIFLLALRDVARTREGGLAGLAEKAQLNREHLYRMLSENGNPELRSLEALLDALGFRLSVELKATG, from the coding sequence ATGGCAAGGACTAGGGACTATCGGGAGCACCTGGACGAAGTCCTGAAGGACGACGCGGAGGCGGTCGCCTACCTGAACGCTGCACTCGGGGAAGACGATCCCGAGATCTTCCTCCTCGCGCTGCGCGACGTGGCGCGCACCCGCGAGGGTGGACTCGCAGGCCTGGCCGAGAAGGCACAGCTCAACCGGGAGCACCTCTATCGGATGCTTTCCGAGAACGGCAATCCGGAGCTGCGCAGCCTCGAGGCGCTCCTCGATGCCCTCGGCTTCCGCCTGAGCGTCGAGCTGAAGGCGACGGGCTAG
- a CDS encoding Zn-dependent alcohol dehydrogenase, which translates to MKAAVMRANKAPLVLEDVAIDAPGRGEVLVRTVASGICHSDLHVVEGHLPMPPPCILGHEPAGVVDAVGEGVTDFSPGDHVIGCITSWCGVCSFCTEGRPYLCLTQFTGRPLGAKPRITAADSSPILQFANLSSFAERMLCPERSLVKIRDDMPLDRASLIGCGVTTGLGAVLNTVDVPAGATVAVIGCGGVGLAAIQGARITGASRIIAVDAQAWKLDLATQVGATHGVDAKKGDPVAAVRQLAPAGVDFAFECIGLVPTVQQAIAMTGRGGTTVLVGVVPVTEMVPIPAADLTLQEKKVIGSYMGSNRFRFDMPKYVDFYLDGRLQLDAMISSRIGLDGVNDAFDRLRRGEAARQVIAFE; encoded by the coding sequence GTGAAAGCAGCCGTGATGCGCGCGAACAAGGCCCCGCTCGTGCTCGAGGACGTCGCCATCGACGCACCGGGCCGCGGCGAGGTGCTGGTCCGGACCGTCGCCTCGGGGATCTGCCACAGCGACCTGCACGTGGTCGAGGGCCACCTGCCGATGCCGCCGCCCTGCATCCTCGGCCACGAACCCGCGGGCGTCGTGGATGCGGTGGGCGAGGGCGTGACCGACTTCTCGCCCGGCGATCACGTGATCGGCTGCATCACCTCGTGGTGCGGCGTCTGCTCGTTCTGCACCGAGGGGCGACCCTACCTGTGCCTGACCCAGTTCACGGGCCGCCCGCTCGGGGCGAAGCCGCGCATCACCGCGGCCGACAGCTCGCCGATCCTCCAGTTTGCGAACCTGTCCTCCTTCGCCGAGCGCATGCTCTGCCCCGAGCGCTCGCTCGTGAAGATCCGCGACGACATGCCGCTCGACCGCGCGTCGCTGATCGGCTGCGGCGTGACGACGGGCCTCGGCGCCGTGCTCAACACCGTGGACGTTCCAGCCGGTGCCACCGTCGCGGTGATCGGCTGTGGCGGCGTCGGGCTCGCGGCGATCCAGGGCGCGCGCATCACGGGTGCGAGCCGCATCATCGCCGTGGACGCCCAGGCGTGGAAGCTCGACCTCGCAACCCAGGTCGGTGCCACGCACGGTGTCGACGCGAAGAAGGGCGATCCGGTCGCCGCGGTGCGCCAACTCGCCCCGGCCGGCGTCGACTTCGCCTTCGAGTGCATCGGCCTCGTCCCGACCGTGCAGCAGGCGATCGCGATGACGGGCCGCGGCGGCACGACGGTGCTCGTCGGTGTCGTGCCGGTCACCGAGATGGTGCCGATCCCGGCCGCCGACCTGACGCTCCAGGAGAAGAAGGTGATCGGCTCCTACATGGGCTCGAACCGCTTCCGCTTCGACATGCCGAAGTACGTCGACTTCTACCTCGACGGCCGCCTCCAGCTCGACGCCATGATCTCGTCGCGCATCGGCCTCGACGGCGTGAACGACGCCTTCGACCGCCTGCGCAGGGGCGAAGCCGCGCGCCAGGTGATCGCCTTCGAGTAG
- a CDS encoding VOC family protein, translated as MSRIFGAVRQNGYVVRDVQAAMRHWVARIGVGPWFYFDRVRIDWFRHRGQDSAVELGIALANSGDLQIELIEQRNAAPSLYREFLDAGHEGLQHVAYWTTDYQALYDRALAAGHVVGHEGQIGGAQGRFAYFDTGGPPGTVVEISDVSGPKGAFFEHVRKASLGWDGSDPIRAM; from the coding sequence ATGAGCCGGATCTTCGGGGCCGTGCGCCAGAACGGCTACGTCGTGCGCGACGTGCAGGCGGCGATGCGGCACTGGGTCGCCCGGATCGGCGTGGGCCCGTGGTTCTACTTCGATCGCGTGCGGATCGACTGGTTCCGCCACCGCGGGCAGGACTCCGCCGTCGAGCTCGGCATCGCGCTCGCGAACTCGGGCGACCTCCAGATCGAGCTGATCGAGCAGCGCAACGCCGCGCCGTCCCTGTACCGGGAGTTCCTCGACGCCGGCCACGAGGGCCTCCAGCACGTCGCCTACTGGACGACCGACTACCAGGCGCTCTACGACCGGGCCCTCGCGGCGGGCCACGTCGTGGGGCACGAGGGCCAGATCGGCGGCGCCCAGGGCCGCTTCGCCTACTTCGACACGGGCGGGCCTCCCGGGACGGTCGTCGAGATCTCGGACGTGAGCGGGCCGAAAGGTGCGTTCTTCGAGCACGTGCGGAAGGCGTCCCTCGGCTGGGACGGATCGGATCCGATCCGCGCGATGTGA
- a CDS encoding transcriptional regulator produces the protein MALTRDFRETVMAAAQKDAAYRRSLLTRGFALAHSADEEDRNVGKSLLRDYVNATLGFQALAKELDKKPESLMRMLSDSGNPRLSNFAELVECLFEHEGISLLDEEA, from the coding sequence ATGGCCCTCACCCGAGACTTCCGCGAGACCGTGATGGCCGCCGCTCAGAAGGACGCCGCCTATCGACGCAGCCTTCTGACCCGGGGATTCGCGCTCGCGCATTCGGCCGACGAAGAAGACCGGAACGTCGGCAAGTCGCTGCTCCGCGACTACGTCAATGCCACGCTGGGATTCCAGGCGCTGGCCAAGGAGCTGGACAAGAAGCCGGAGAGCCTCATGCGGATGCTGAGCGATTCAGGGAATCCCCGTCTCAGCAACTTCGCCGAGTTGGTGGAGTGCCTCTTCGAGCACGAGGGAATTTCGCTGCTGGACGAGGAGGCGTAG
- a CDS encoding type II toxin-antitoxin system RelE/ParE family toxin → MEVREYVPEGRTASLFAEWFLALDSRGRQLVDDAVARMRLGNLGDCKRVGAGVVERRIDSGPGYRIYFGRDGDKLILLLAGSTKRRQQKAIATAQELWRDYKQRKRKGD, encoded by the coding sequence ATCGAGGTTCGCGAGTACGTCCCGGAAGGAAGGACCGCGAGCCTCTTCGCCGAGTGGTTCCTCGCCCTTGATTCCCGCGGACGTCAGCTCGTGGACGATGCCGTTGCGCGCATGCGCCTCGGCAATCTCGGTGACTGCAAGCGGGTCGGCGCCGGCGTCGTCGAGCGCCGGATCGACAGCGGGCCCGGCTATCGCATCTACTTCGGAAGAGACGGAGACAAGCTGATCCTGCTGCTCGCGGGCAGCACGAAGCGCCGTCAGCAGAAGGCGATCGCGACGGCCCAGGAGCTATGGCGCGATTACAAGCAGCGCAAGCGAAAGGGAGACTGA
- a CDS encoding DUF642 domain-containing protein, with product MAPVRTSVLLALVLLVAAQPARAVSLVNGSFEDDALAADSFCVSFAAPLCASLTGWSGDVYLVNGSPGPIAPQLPIPDGEQFAMIQSTAVMQQSVTIDVAGSYRLTWSDAGRAHYIGANGNASYDVSFDGTVLGSYDTVTGSPWASHSLTFHANAGVFTLEIAGTTPASAGDNSALLDAFVLVPEPSALCLDAAALALLACRSAALRRRARRGGRGR from the coding sequence ATGGCACCCGTACGGACCTCCGTCCTGCTGGCTCTCGTCCTCCTCGTCGCGGCGCAGCCCGCCCGCGCCGTGTCCCTCGTCAACGGCAGCTTCGAGGACGACGCGCTGGCCGCCGACTCGTTCTGCGTCTCGTTCGCCGCGCCGCTCTGTGCATCGCTCACGGGCTGGAGCGGCGACGTCTACCTGGTGAACGGAAGCCCCGGCCCGATCGCGCCGCAGCTTCCGATCCCGGATGGCGAGCAGTTCGCGATGATCCAGTCTACCGCCGTGATGCAGCAGTCGGTGACGATCGACGTCGCCGGCTCCTACCGGCTGACGTGGTCGGATGCCGGACGGGCGCACTACATCGGGGCGAACGGCAACGCGAGCTACGACGTATCGTTCGACGGGACCGTGCTCGGCTCGTACGACACCGTGACGGGCTCTCCGTGGGCCTCCCACTCGCTGACGTTCCACGCGAACGCGGGCGTCTTCACCCTGGAGATCGCCGGAACCACGCCGGCCAGCGCAGGAGACAACTCCGCCCTGCTCGACGCCTTCGTCCTGGTGCCCGAGCCGAGCGCCCTCTGCCTCGACGCCGCGGCGCTGGCCCTCCTTGCCTGCCGGAGCGCCGCGCTTCGTCGGCGAGCGCGCCGGGGCGGACGAGGACGGTAG
- a CDS encoding type II toxin-antitoxin system RelE/ParE family toxin, translating into MYVTAAGTEPYTEWERRLGDRMARARIRARIGRLRLGHFGDAKRVGQVYELRIHVGPGYRVYYGREGDALVILLCGGDKGSQERDIGRAEAYWRDYRGRGHGKD; encoded by the coding sequence ATCTACGTCACGGCAGCCGGCACCGAGCCCTACACCGAGTGGGAGCGAAGGCTCGGGGACCGGATGGCACGGGCCAGGATCCGGGCGCGGATCGGGCGGCTGCGCCTCGGCCACTTCGGGGACGCGAAGCGCGTGGGCCAAGTGTACGAGCTGCGGATCCACGTCGGGCCTGGCTACCGGGTCTACTACGGTCGAGAAGGAGACGCCCTCGTGATCCTCCTCTGTGGAGGAGACAAGGGATCGCAGGAGCGAGACATCGGACGCGCCGAGGCGTACTGGCGCGATTACAGGGGCCGGGGTCATGGCAAGGACTAG